Proteins encoded by one window of Salvia splendens isolate huo1 chromosome 7, SspV2, whole genome shotgun sequence:
- the LOC121741715 gene encoding uncharacterized protein LOC121741715, translating to MDSIKFENIKMEKSNAISRYRRVERITTLFRAIELLVVAIVVSRFSTALPLNLSVEYFRDISASLISPRFVFLVGNAIVLILFFKSGGFSAKDGEAIADFYDEYVEKCRGNEEKKVFDDCRVMPAKNMCRSSSEKLVVHGGKRRRELTRSKTEGCRSRRKAEEMSSEEFRRTVEAFIARQQRFLREED from the coding sequence ATGGATTCAATCAAGTTCGAGAACATAAAAATGGAGAAATCAAACGCGATTTCAAGGTATCGCCGCGTTGAGCGAATCACGACTTTGTTTCGCGCGATTGAACTTCTCGTCGTCGCGATCGTCGTCTCTAGGTTTTCGACGGCGCTGCCGCTGAATCTATCGGTGGAATATTTCCGAGATATCTCCGCCTCTCTGATCAGTCCCCGATTCGTATTCCTCGTCGGAAACGCGATCGTCCTTATCCTGTTTTTCAAATCGGGCGGATTTTCGGCAAAGGATGGGGAGGCGATCGCCGATTTCTACGACGAGTACGTCGAGAAATGCCGGGGGAATGAGGAGAAGAAGGTTTTCGATGATTGCAGAGTGATGCCTGCGAAGAATATGTGTAGGAGCAGCTCCGAGAAGCTGGTGGTGCATGGCGGCAAGCGCCGCCGCGAGCTGACGCGAAGCAAGACGGAGGGCTGCCGGAGCCGGCGGAAGGCGGAGGAGATGAGTAGCGAAGAGTTCCGGCGAACGGTGGAGGCGTTTATCGCCCGGCAGCAGAGGTTTTTGAGGGAAGAAGATTGA